One window of Medicago truncatula cultivar Jemalong A17 chromosome 2, MtrunA17r5.0-ANR, whole genome shotgun sequence genomic DNA carries:
- the LOC11405253 gene encoding tobamovirus multiplication protein 2B, with the protein MKKMEQRRQDPPTAANRRRPLWRPMSTQNAATGGDNSAKAVVAEQISQTVQSTSNLLHLMQHSSPAQAKLVKLPKNLLAKVSTVKNTQQVLEQLPRVISSLDAHMENGLQNVPQLKTVVQLLANMESSQLSSLSRTHVLEKEHEPGNQSQGTD; encoded by the exons ATGAAAAAAATGGAACAACGGCGTCAAGATCCACCAACCGCAGCAAACAGACGAAGGCCGCTGTGGCGACCTATGTCGACGCAAAACGCAGCTACCGGCGGCGACAATTCAGCGAAGGCAGTAGTCGCCGAGCAAATCTCACAGACAGTGCAATCAACATCAAACCTTCTTCACCTCATGCAACACTCTTCTCCTGCTCAG GCTAAACTTGTTAAGCTTCCCAAGAATCTTTTGGCGAAGGTTTCTACTGTTAAGAACACACAGCAG GTTTTAGAGCAGTTGCCGAGAGTAATATCGTCTCTGGATGCACACATGGAAAATGGGTTGCAAAA TGTTCCACAGCTGAAGACTGTCGTTCAGTTACTTGCAAATATGGAAAGTAGCCAGCTTAGTTCACTATCCCGAACCCATGTTCTTGAGAAG GAACATGAACCAGGAAACCAGTCACAAGGGACAGATTAA